One Trichosurus vulpecula isolate mTriVul1 chromosome 7, mTriVul1.pri, whole genome shotgun sequence genomic region harbors:
- the TUBB gene encoding tubulin beta chain, with product MREIVHIQAGQCGNQIGAKFWEVISDEHGIDPTGTYHGDSDLQLDRISVYYNEATGGKYVPRAILVDLEPGTMDSVRSGPFGQIFRPDNFVFGQSGAGNNWAKGHYTEGAELVDSVLDVVRKEAESCDCLQGFQLTHSLGGGTGSGMGTLLISKIREEYPDRIMNTFSVVPSPKVSDTVVEPYNATLSVHQLVENTDETYCIDNEALYDICFRTLKLTTPTYGDLNHLVSATMSGVTTCLRFPGQLNADLRKLAVNMVPFPRLHFFMPGFAPLTSRGSQQYRALTVPELTQQVFDAKNMMAACDPRHGRYLTVAAVFRGRMSMKEVDEQMLNVQNKNSSYFVEWIPNNVKTAVCDIPPRGLKMAVTFIGNSTAIQELFKRISEQFTAMFRRKAFLHWYTGEGMDEMEFTEAESNMNDLVSEYQQYQDATAEEEEDFGEEAEEEA from the exons ATGAGGGAAATCGTACATATCCAGGCTGGCCAGTGTGGCAATCAGATCGGTGCAAAG TTCTGGGAGGTCATCAGTGATGAACATGGCATCGACCCGACCGGCACCTACCATGGGGACAGCGACCTGCAGTTGGACCGGATTTCTGTCTACTACAATGAAGCCACTG GTGGCAAATATGTTCCCCGGGCCATATTGGTTGATCTTGAGCCTGGAACCATGGACTCTGTTCGTTCTGGACCTTTTGGCCAGATATTCAGGCCAGACAACTTTGTCTTTG GCCAGTCCGGGGCAGGCAACAATTGGGCCAAAGGCCACTATACCGAGGGGGCAGAGCTGGTGGATTCAGTCTTGGATGTGGTTCGAAAGGAGGCAGAGAGCTGTGATTGCCTGCAAGGCTTCCAGCTGACCCACTCACTTGGTGGAGGCACAGGCTCAGGGATGGGCACCCTGCTCATCAGCAAGATCCGAGAAGAGTACCCTGACCGAATCATGAATACGTTTAGTGTGGTTCCATCACCCAAGGTCTCAGATACCGTGGTTGAGCCCTACAATGCCACACTCTCTGTCCACCAGTTAGTAGAAAACACAGATGAAACCTACTGCATCGATAATGAAGCACTCTATGACATCTGCTTCCGTACCCTCAAGCTGACCACGCCAACCTATGGTGACCTCAACCATCTAGTTTCTGCCACCATGAGTGGTGTCACCACCTGCCTTCGCTTCCCTGGCCAGCTTAATGCTGACCTCCGCAAATTGGCTGTCAACATGGTCCCCTTCCCTCGACTCCACTTCTTCATGCCTGGCTTTGCCCCCCTCACCAGCCGTGGGAGCCAGCAGTACCGTGCCCTAACTGTGCCTGAGCTCACCCAGCAAGTCTTTGATGCCAAGAACATGATGGCAGCGTGTGACCCTCGCCATGGGCGGTATCTCACCGTCGCCGCTGTTTTCCGTGGTCGGATGTCCATGAAGGAGGTGGATGAACAAATGCTCAACgtgcaaaacaaaaacagtagCTACTTCGTCGAGTGGATCCCCAACAATGTCAAGACTGCTGTCTGTGACATCCCACCCCGTGGGCTCAAGATGGCCGTCACCTTCATTGGCAACAGCACTGCCATCCAGGAGCTCTTCAAGCGCATCTCCGAGCAGTTCACTGCCATGTTCCGCCGGAAGGCCTTCCTCCACTGGTACACAGGGGAAGGGATGGACGAGATGGAGTTCACCGAGGCTGAGAGCAACATGAATGATCTCGTTTCTGAGTACCAACAGTACCAGGATGCCACtgctgaagaggaggaggatttcggtgaggaggcggaggaggaggcCTAA